The Lutra lutra chromosome 1, mLutLut1.2, whole genome shotgun sequence genomic sequence GTCTAGGCTTCACACCGGAATCGCCCAGGCTTCACACCGGAATCGCCCTAAAGGCCTTCAGCCCTCAGGGTTGCCCCAGCGAGCAGGGACGTGCATAGTGGACAAGCGGCCTGGCGCTAGCGTCAAATGACGTCAATGGGCCGCGCCAGCCAATCGGAGCGGCCCCGTCGTAGGCGCCGCGGCGGCCCGTGGCCTGCAGGCGGCGCTGTGGCCCGCCGGGCGGCCCCACGGAGCCGCCATAGCCGCCCGCCTCCCGCGGCTTAACGTCTCCGCTGCCGGCTCCGCGTCGCCGCCATGGCCGACGTGGAAGACGGCGAGGAACCCTGCGCCCTGTCCTCTCACTCCGGGAGTGCAGGCTCAAAGTCGGGAGGCGACAAGATGTTCTCTCTTAAAAAGTGGAACGCGGTGGCTATGTGGAGCTGGGACGTGGAGTGCGATACGTGCGCCATCTGCAGGGTCCAGGTGATGGGTAAGCGCTACACGCGAGGCCGGGGCCCCGTTCCGGCCTCCACCGGGCGGACTTGGAGTGGGGGACGGGGGAAGAGGGCTCCGAGAGACTTGGGTCGgctggagtgggggcaggggtgccgGGGCTAACAGTGCTGCAGCCGGCCTGAGGGCTGCTGCCGCCGCCGGGGGTTCCGCGGGCGCCCGGCGCCGGGAGCTGGTCTTGTAGCGAGAGAAACGGATTGTGAGCCCAGGAATTAAGGTAATTTCAGGTGGTGATGGGTGTGGCCGAGGAAATAAAACTGGGTCATTTGTTGGCAGCTAGGAGAAACCACTTGGGTTGGTGTGGCCCG encodes the following:
- the RNF7 gene encoding RING-box protein 2 isoform X2: MADVEDGEEPCALSSHSGSAGSKSGGDKMFSLKKWNAVAMWSWDVECDTCAICRVQMPVLDVKLKTNKRIVLWSGENVIIPFTTAACPCG
- the RNF7 gene encoding RING-box protein 2 isoform X1; this encodes MADVEDGEEPCALSSHSGSAGSKSGGDKMFSLKKWNAVAMWSWDVECDTCAICRVQVMDACLRCQAENKQEDCVVVWGECNHSFHNCCMSLWVKQNNRCPLCQQDWVVQRIGK